A portion of the Chondrinema litorale genome contains these proteins:
- a CDS encoding helix-turn-helix transcriptional regulator, translating into MKNLIKVERARNNLSQASLAEKVNVTRQTIHAIEKGRFVPSTMLALKISVVLNIKVDELFELEESDWE; encoded by the coding sequence ATGAAAAACCTGATTAAAGTAGAGAGAGCTAGAAATAATTTATCACAAGCAAGTCTTGCCGAAAAAGTAAACGTAACACGACAAACAATTCACGCTATTGAAAAAGGTAGATTTGTCCCTTCAACCATGCTAGCATTAAAAATATCAGTAGTCTTAAATATTAAAGTAGATGAACTTTTCGAGTTAGAAGAGTCTGATTGGGAATGA
- a CDS encoding ATP-binding protein encodes MEAIIFTGIQGSGKSTFYKEYFFNTHIRISLDLLNTRNKQNLFLETCFATHSKFVVDNTSPTIEDRKLFIDQARARKYKIIGYYFKSTLDDALERNNQRTGKQRIPEVGVKACYKKIVLPTYQEGFDELYSVEIKDNKFIISNWQNEV; translated from the coding sequence TTGGAAGCGATTATTTTCACAGGAATTCAAGGAAGCGGCAAATCAACCTTTTACAAAGAGTATTTCTTTAATACTCATATTCGCATTAGTCTCGACTTGCTAAATACCCGCAATAAGCAAAATCTATTCTTAGAAACCTGTTTTGCGACGCATTCAAAATTTGTGGTGGATAATACTAGCCCAACCATTGAAGATCGCAAGCTTTTTATCGATCAGGCTCGGGCTCGCAAGTATAAAATAATAGGTTATTATTTTAAGAGTACTTTAGATGATGCGCTAGAAAGAAATAACCAGCGTACAGGAAAACAAAGAATTCCGGAAGTGGGTGTTAAAGCTTGCTATAAAAAAATAGTTTTACCCACCTACCAAGAAGGCTTTGATGAACTGTATTCTGTAGAAATTAAAGACAATAAATTTATAATTAGCAACTGGCAAAATGAAGTTTAA
- a CDS encoding winged helix-turn-helix transcriptional regulator yields the protein MCEQKDFPKERNFATCQVVLMPVRDALEVLSGKWKILILISLLNETKRFKQISRDLQTITDKILSKELKQLEENKLIKRTVKDTFPPTVEYNITEHGKTIEKVIGELAEWGKSHRQVVMGKVNSYED from the coding sequence ATGTGTGAACAAAAAGATTTTCCCAAAGAGCGTAATTTTGCAACTTGCCAAGTGGTTTTAATGCCTGTACGCGATGCCTTAGAGGTATTGAGTGGCAAGTGGAAAATATTAATTCTAATATCACTTCTAAACGAAACAAAGCGGTTTAAACAAATATCCAGAGACTTACAGACCATAACCGACAAAATTCTCTCTAAAGAGCTCAAACAGCTCGAAGAAAATAAGTTGATTAAGCGAACAGTAAAAGATACTTTTCCTCCAACTGTAGAATACAACATCACCGAACATGGCAAAACGATTGAAAAAGTGATTGGAGAGTTAGCCGAATGGGGTAAATCACACCGGCAAGTTGTTATGGGAAAAGTAAACAGTTATGAAGATTAG
- a CDS encoding ketopantoate reductase family protein, translating into MNTPIYILGAGAIGKALAVNLILAEKNVVLLRASQDDIPETTTLINCRYKGEELPPVKVKSISLSLVDALDGIILVATKAYGNEAMAQKLKGKTGSSPLVILQNGLGVEAAFIDADFPELYRCVLFATSESLSETEISYKPVAASTVGSVKSKKTDLQQLVQAISTTNFAFTDVDNIQKIAWQKTIINCVFNSICPLLNVDNGIFQRDNDVLQLAKEVIVECLQIAKASNINLSQEKIEERLLFISKSSDGQLISTLQDINNHRETEIDSLNLAIVSIAEKLGLQSHVTRTKMLGELIKIKSKF; encoded by the coding sequence ATGAATACCCCAATTTACATTCTTGGTGCTGGAGCAATCGGGAAGGCTCTTGCAGTAAATCTCATTTTAGCAGAAAAAAACGTGGTTTTGCTTAGAGCAAGCCAAGACGATATTCCGGAAACCACCACGCTTATAAATTGCCGCTATAAAGGCGAAGAACTTCCTCCAGTAAAAGTGAAGTCTATCTCATTAAGCCTTGTAGATGCGCTAGACGGAATTATTTTAGTGGCTACAAAAGCCTATGGCAATGAGGCAATGGCTCAAAAATTAAAAGGCAAAACTGGTAGTTCGCCACTTGTAATTTTGCAAAATGGCTTAGGGGTTGAAGCAGCTTTTATTGATGCTGACTTTCCAGAATTGTATCGATGTGTTTTGTTTGCTACCAGTGAGAGTTTGAGTGAAACAGAAATCAGTTATAAACCAGTAGCAGCTTCTACAGTAGGTAGTGTAAAAAGTAAAAAAACAGATTTACAACAACTTGTACAGGCGATTTCTACAACTAATTTTGCTTTTACTGATGTAGATAACATTCAAAAAATAGCATGGCAAAAAACAATTATTAACTGTGTTTTTAATTCTATATGTCCATTGTTAAATGTGGATAATGGTATTTTTCAGCGAGATAATGATGTTTTGCAGCTGGCTAAAGAAGTTATAGTAGAGTGTCTGCAAATAGCCAAAGCATCTAATATAAACTTGTCGCAAGAAAAAATAGAAGAACGCTTGTTATTTATCAGTAAAAGTTCTGATGGTCAGTTAATTTCTACCTTACAAGACATCAACAATCATCGCGAAACAGAGATTGATTCTTTAAATCTAGCAATTGTGAGCATTGCAGAAAAACTAGGCTTACAATCGCATGTAACACGCACAAAAATGTTAGGAGAGTTAATTAAGATAAAGTCAAAATTCTAA
- a CDS encoding DUF6090 family protein: MKKINWKYAVGEIIIVTIGITIAFAINQWAENSKNNKVKKQYLQSLIVDLDSEIEGLHDNIDYFDRKMNTIHVISPFLDGKKVGRDTIMRKVFNMALIVNFRPHDATYKALINSGDLKLFDDFDFKLMLEKHYAQHELIKQDYYRQHNIMEKYFSDFLIYEVDTRQIRNGNYDFMDKLMLKNIIQSLYGTYLIAMKTAEKGIEDCEETKKVLQTELEAFN, from the coding sequence ATGAAAAAGATTAACTGGAAATATGCTGTTGGAGAAATTATTATTGTAACTATTGGTATTACCATCGCTTTTGCCATAAACCAGTGGGCAGAAAACAGTAAAAATAACAAAGTGAAAAAACAGTATTTGCAAAGCCTAATCGTGGATTTAGATAGTGAGATTGAGGGCTTACACGATAATATAGATTACTTTGATAGAAAGATGAACACCATCCATGTAATTTCACCCTTTTTAGATGGTAAGAAAGTTGGGCGAGATACAATTATGAGAAAAGTATTTAACATGGCGCTTATAGTAAATTTTAGACCTCATGATGCTACTTACAAAGCTTTAATTAATTCGGGAGACCTAAAACTGTTTGATGATTTCGATTTCAAACTCATGCTAGAGAAACACTACGCTCAACACGAGTTAATTAAACAAGACTATTACAGGCAGCATAATATTATGGAAAAATACTTTAGCGATTTTTTAATATATGAAGTAGACACTCGGCAAATACGAAATGGTAATTACGACTTTATGGATAAGTTGATGCTAAAAAATATTATCCAGAGTTTGTATGGCACTTATTTAATTGCAATGAAAACAGCCGAAAAAGGAATAGAAGATTGTGAAGAAACTAAAAAGGTTTTACAAACAGAACTTGAAGCATTTAATTGA
- a CDS encoding GMP reductase: protein MRIESDLKLGFKDVMIRPKRSTLKSRKQVSLEREFKFLHSGQIWKGIPIIAANMDTVGTFEMAKALAEKKLFTAIHKHYELNEWESFFKETVNETSNFIAASIGTVQRDSEKLAAIVKLNPALKFICIDVANGYSEHFVEFVKKTREQYPDKVIIAGNVVTGEMVEELLLAGADIIKVGIGPGSVCTTRVKTGVGYPQLSAIIECADAAHGLGGQIISDGGCTTPGDIAKAFGAGADFVMIGGMLAGHTESGGELIEEDGKKYKQFYGMSSSTAMEKHFGGVAEYRASEGKTVKVPFKGDVEYTLQDILGGIRSTCTYVGAPRLKELTKRTTFIRVVEQENRVYNNK, encoded by the coding sequence ATGCGTATAGAGAGTGATTTAAAACTTGGTTTTAAAGATGTGATGATAAGACCCAAGCGATCTACGCTAAAAAGTAGAAAACAAGTTTCTTTAGAAAGAGAATTTAAATTTCTACATAGTGGGCAAATTTGGAAGGGCATTCCTATTATAGCTGCTAATATGGATACTGTTGGCACTTTTGAAATGGCAAAAGCACTTGCCGAAAAAAAGCTTTTTACAGCTATACATAAGCATTATGAATTAAATGAATGGGAAAGTTTTTTTAAGGAAACTGTAAATGAAACAAGCAATTTTATAGCTGCAAGTATTGGCACCGTACAAAGAGACTCCGAAAAACTAGCCGCAATTGTAAAACTCAACCCAGCACTAAAGTTTATTTGTATTGATGTTGCCAACGGATACTCAGAACATTTTGTAGAATTTGTAAAGAAAACCAGAGAGCAATATCCAGATAAGGTAATAATTGCAGGCAATGTAGTAACTGGCGAAATGGTAGAAGAGCTTTTACTCGCTGGAGCAGATATTATAAAAGTAGGTATTGGCCCGGGTTCGGTCTGTACTACCAGAGTAAAAACAGGTGTAGGTTACCCGCAACTTTCTGCCATTATCGAATGTGCCGATGCAGCACATGGTTTAGGCGGACAAATTATTAGCGATGGTGGCTGTACTACTCCCGGAGATATTGCCAAAGCTTTTGGGGCCGGAGCCGATTTTGTAATGATTGGCGGTATGCTTGCCGGACACACCGAAAGTGGTGGAGAGTTAATTGAAGAAGATGGCAAAAAATATAAGCAATTTTACGGGATGAGTTCTTCAACAGCTATGGAGAAACATTTTGGGGGTGTAGCTGAGTATCGTGCTAGTGAAGGCAAAACTGTAAAAGTGCCTTTTAAAGGAGATGTTGAGTATACCTTGCAAGATATTTTAGGTGGTATTCGCAGTACTTGTACTTATGTTGGTGCTCCTCGCCTAAAAGAGCTTACCAAACGTACTACTTTTATAAGAGTGGTGGAGCAAGAAAACCGAGTATATAACAATAAGTAA
- a CDS encoding DoxX family protein, with protein MNAKKITYWISTGIVTLMMLFSAFMYLSSEEMVANFQHLGFPQYFRVELAIAKFIGAAILIIPMIPAKFKEWAYAGFAIVFISAATAHIASGDGIAGGIAPIIFLIILIVSYSTKQEAVSAS; from the coding sequence ATGAACGCAAAAAAAATTACCTACTGGATAAGTACCGGCATAGTAACACTAATGATGCTTTTTAGTGCATTTATGTACTTAAGCAGTGAAGAGATGGTAGCGAACTTTCAACACCTTGGTTTTCCACAATATTTTAGAGTAGAGCTGGCAATTGCCAAGTTTATTGGTGCTGCCATACTTATAATCCCGATGATTCCAGCAAAGTTTAAAGAATGGGCTTATGCAGGTTTCGCAATCGTTTTTATCTCAGCAGCTACAGCGCATATTGCTAGCGGAGATGGCATTGCCGGAGGAATTGCACCAATTATTTTTCTAATAATACTAATTGTTTCTTATTCTACTAAACAAGAGGCTGTATCAGCTAGTTAA
- a CDS encoding SRPBCC family protein has translation MYKEHIAEINKIINVPVEVIWDALINPKIIKKYMFGTEITSNWKEGSKIEWVGELDGKPFEENGLILLMIPENMLQYNRYSLSSKPNDTSDNFKTITIELTKELNGILVNVKEDNNQDLEDKGYTEQVWNKILNNLKTLLEEKEKH, from the coding sequence ATGTACAAAGAACATATTGCAGAAATTAATAAAATAATAAATGTACCAGTAGAAGTAATTTGGGATGCTCTAATAAACCCGAAAATAATTAAGAAATATATGTTTGGTACTGAGATTACCTCTAATTGGAAAGAAGGTAGCAAAATAGAATGGGTAGGTGAGTTAGACGGAAAACCTTTTGAAGAAAACGGATTGATACTTTTAATGATTCCTGAAAACATGTTGCAGTATAATCGCTATAGTCTCTCTTCTAAACCTAATGATACCTCAGATAACTTTAAAACAATTACCATTGAGCTTACTAAAGAGCTAAACGGAATTTTGGTAAATGTGAAAGAAGATAACAATCAAGACTTAGAAGATAAAGGTTATACAGAACAGGTTTGGAATAAGATTCTCAATAACCTCAAAACATTGTTAGAAGAAAAAGAAAAGCACTGA
- a CDS encoding tRNA(His) guanylyltransferase Thg1 family protein: MKFNELDKQLRIYETAHDFCVPPNMYIVARIDGRGFTHLTKEKHNFKRPFDERFRDIMVETVSHLMNCGFKVIYGYTQSDEISLLFDLNETAFARKTRKINSILAGEASAKFSLLLNDMGVFDCRLSQLPSDKLVVDYFRWRNEDAHRNALNAHCYWLLREQGKSVKEATKTIEGKSTAFKNELLFQNGINFNNLPLWQKRGIGLYWHSVEKPGWNPVKQQEETTFRKEIKVDDQLPMGDAYSEFIKGILEPV; encoded by the coding sequence ATGAAGTTTAACGAGCTTGATAAGCAATTACGCATTTACGAAACTGCCCACGATTTTTGTGTGCCACCGAATATGTATATTGTGGCAAGAATTGATGGAAGAGGTTTTACGCACCTTACTAAAGAGAAACATAATTTTAAGCGTCCATTCGACGAGCGATTTAGAGATATAATGGTGGAGACTGTTAGCCATTTAATGAATTGTGGCTTTAAAGTAATTTATGGATACACACAAAGCGATGAGATTTCTCTCTTATTCGATCTTAACGAAACTGCTTTTGCCCGTAAAACCAGAAAAATAAATTCGATTTTGGCGGGTGAGGCAAGTGCTAAGTTTTCTTTGTTGCTAAATGATATGGGCGTGTTTGATTGCCGACTTTCTCAATTGCCTAGCGATAAATTAGTTGTCGATTATTTTAGATGGAGAAATGAAGATGCACATAGAAATGCATTAAATGCACACTGCTATTGGTTGTTGAGAGAGCAGGGTAAATCTGTGAAGGAAGCTACCAAAACCATAGAAGGCAAATCCACTGCATTTAAAAATGAATTACTTTTTCAAAATGGAATTAACTTTAACAATCTTCCACTTTGGCAAAAAAGAGGCATAGGGCTTTATTGGCATTCGGTAGAAAAACCAGGTTGGAATCCAGTAAAACAGCAGGAGGAAACCACTTTTAGGAAAGAGATTAAAGTGGATGATCAATTACCAATGGGTGATGCCTACAGTGAATTTATAAAAGGGATATTAGAACCAGTTTAA
- a CDS encoding GNAT family N-acetyltransferase, producing MLVLETDRLQLRHIVPADFDDLFRMNSDPEIMKYVGDGSVRNKEQMKQELEMLISHYTRKPGLGIWATVLKETNTFIGASGLVYYDDTPEIEIGYRMLKEHWNKGYATEASFGLLKYGFEIMGLKKLVSSAHPENMASRRVMEKIGMTYIHHCFQYGCIQAYYEITLEEYQQKK from the coding sequence ATGCTAGTGTTAGAAACCGATAGATTACAGCTTCGCCATATTGTACCTGCTGATTTTGATGACCTTTTCAGAATGAACAGTGACCCAGAAATTATGAAATACGTGGGAGATGGCTCAGTGAGAAACAAGGAGCAAATGAAACAAGAACTGGAAATGCTAATTTCTCACTATACCAGAAAACCCGGTTTGGGTATTTGGGCAACTGTACTCAAAGAAACGAATACTTTTATTGGTGCCAGTGGTCTGGTTTATTACGACGATACTCCCGAGATAGAAATAGGCTACCGAATGCTAAAAGAGCATTGGAATAAAGGTTATGCTACCGAAGCTTCTTTTGGTTTATTGAAATACGGGTTTGAAATTATGGGATTAAAAAAACTGGTTTCATCGGCGCATCCAGAAAACATGGCTTCTCGCAGAGTAATGGAAAAAATCGGGATGACCTACATTCACCATTGTTTCCAATACGGATGTATACAGGCTTACTATGAGATTACTTTGGAGGAGTATCAACAGAAAAAATAA
- a CDS encoding class I SAM-dependent methyltransferase gives MTAKEHYDKHLGNFYSWMAGDFNAQKEAFKEFLKAHTLLPSQNNKAIDLGAGHGIQTVALAKLGYKVTAIDFNSQLLKELKEHTKELPVNIVEGDIKAVNNFADLQPALIVCWGDTLMHLANKSEIETLIADCAKILASGGKLLLSFRDYTFELQGVQRFIPVKSDAHRILTCILEYLPDKVQVTDLLYEKTPEGWQQKVSTYQKVKIVPTEVAALLQKHGFKISYNEPVSRFQTVIAEKI, from the coding sequence ATGACAGCAAAAGAACATTACGATAAACATCTGGGAAATTTTTATTCGTGGATGGCTGGCGATTTTAATGCACAAAAGGAAGCTTTTAAAGAGTTTCTTAAAGCCCATACATTGTTGCCAAGCCAAAATAACAAAGCAATTGATTTGGGTGCAGGGCATGGAATACAAACAGTGGCACTGGCAAAGCTAGGTTACAAGGTAACAGCTATAGACTTTAACAGCCAGTTGCTGAAAGAGCTTAAAGAACACACCAAAGAATTACCAGTAAACATTGTTGAAGGAGATATAAAAGCAGTAAATAATTTTGCCGATTTACAACCCGCACTCATTGTATGCTGGGGAGATACTCTTATGCATTTAGCTAATAAAAGCGAAATTGAAACCTTGATAGCAGATTGTGCAAAAATATTAGCTAGTGGAGGAAAACTCTTACTTTCTTTTAGAGATTATACTTTTGAGCTGCAAGGTGTGCAAAGGTTTATTCCAGTAAAAAGTGATGCGCATAGAATTCTCACTTGTATTTTGGAGTATTTGCCAGATAAAGTACAAGTAACAGATTTACTTTACGAAAAAACACCAGAAGGTTGGCAGCAAAAAGTAAGTACCTACCAAAAAGTGAAAATTGTTCCTACAGAAGTTGCTGCTTTGCTACAAAAACATGGCTTTAAAATTAGCTATAACGAGCCTGTAAGTAGATTTCAGACAGTAATTGCAGAGAAAATTTAA